From one Mycobacterium colombiense CECT 3035 genomic stretch:
- a CDS encoding SDR family oxidoreductase, with protein sequence MPRFEPLPERRPAIVAGASSGIGEATAIELAAHGFPVALGARRVEKLDDIVGKINANGGEAVGFHLDVTDPNSVKSFVAQSTEALGDIEVLVAGAGDTYFGKLAEITTDEFESQLQIHLVGANRLAAAVLPGMLERQRGDLIFVGSDVALRQRPHMGAYGAAKAALVAMVTNFQMELEGTGVRASIVHPGPTKTSMGWSLPAEKIGPALEDWAKWGQARHDYFLRAADLARAITFVAETPRGGFIANMELQPEAPLADKKDRQKLALGEEGMPGQ encoded by the coding sequence ATGCCCCGGTTTGAACCCCTGCCCGAACGCCGGCCCGCGATCGTCGCCGGTGCATCCTCCGGCATCGGCGAGGCCACCGCCATCGAGCTCGCGGCGCATGGTTTCCCGGTCGCGCTGGGTGCCCGCCGCGTCGAGAAGCTCGACGACATCGTCGGCAAGATCAACGCCAACGGCGGCGAGGCGGTCGGATTCCACCTTGACGTCACGGATCCGAACTCGGTGAAATCCTTTGTCGCACAGTCGACCGAGGCGCTCGGCGACATCGAGGTGCTGGTGGCCGGCGCCGGCGACACCTACTTCGGCAAGCTCGCCGAGATCACCACCGATGAGTTCGAGTCGCAGCTGCAGATCCATCTGGTCGGCGCAAACCGGCTGGCCGCCGCGGTGCTGCCCGGCATGCTGGAGCGGCAACGCGGCGACCTGATCTTCGTAGGTTCCGATGTGGCCCTGCGGCAGCGCCCGCACATGGGTGCCTACGGCGCGGCCAAGGCCGCACTCGTCGCGATGGTCACCAACTTCCAGATGGAACTCGAGGGCACCGGCGTGCGCGCCTCGATCGTGCATCCCGGCCCGACGAAGACGTCGATGGGCTGGAGCCTGCCGGCCGAGAAGATCGGCCCCGCATTGGAAGACTGGGCCAAGTGGGGCCAGGCCCGCCACGACTACTTCCTGCGCGCTGCGGATTTGGCGCGCGCCATCACGTTCGTCGCCGAGACACCGCGTGGCGGCTTCATCGCGAACATGGAGCTTCAGCCCGAAGCCCCGTTGGCCGACAAAAAGGACCGCCAGAAACTCGCACTCGGCGAAGAGGGGATGCCAGGACAATGA